In the Zingiber officinale cultivar Zhangliang chromosome 5A, Zo_v1.1, whole genome shotgun sequence genome, TCCTATATTTCACCCCTCAAGGGAGGAGTTCAAGGACCCATTAGATTATCTTCAACAGATTGCTCCTGTTGCATCAAGATATGGTATGGTGATTTTCGTGAAACTTCTTTTATAGACAGTTATTGTGCTTATGTGTGCTTggtttatatatgttatttttaatCTAAATTATTGTAGATTAGTCCTAGAAAGGCGGTCTGCATTTGAGATTCGTTAGAATGACATAGGGGTTGCAATAACACAGAACATTAGGAATTAAACTAGATATACTGTTTATTGGCCGAAGTAAATCACTCCTTTGGCAGTGCTTTGAAATGACAAGTCCAAATCCGTTTTCAATATTAGTTATCCATTTTGATGATTTCTTTGTCTTAGATGCCAGTTTGTATATAGTACCTGAGAATGCCATAAATTGAATCATTTTGTGGGACTATGTATTACTGCTCATTTTGTTTGGGGCATTTAGCACATATAAAGTTTATTAGCCCCATGAGCATTATACTTCAATTCATAATGCATTGGTCTACTAAATGTTTCCTTTCTTAAAATGTTTCAGGTATATGTAAGATCATTTCCCCTATTAGTGCTTCTGTTTCTGCTGGTGCTGTCTTAATGAAGGAGCAAATTGGGTTTAAGTTTACTACCAGAGTGCAGCCTCTACCTCTTGCTGAGTGGGTTGTAGATGACAAGGCCACATTTTTCATGAGCGGAAGGTTAGCTACATAACAACAATTCAAACTTTGGttttttattttgcatgtatgcTACCAGACTAACAATTGGTGGTTCTAGAAAGTATACATTTCGGGAGTTCGAAAAGATGGCAAACAAGTATTTTTCTCAAAGATATTATAGTTCTGGATGTCTCCCAACTAAGTTTCTGGAAGAACAATTCTGGCATAAATTTGCATTTGGCCAGACAGAGTTAGTTGAGTATGCTTGTGATATTGATGGAAGTGCTTTCTCATCTTCTCCTAGAGATCAACTTGGACAAAGTAATTGGAATCTTAAGGTGACCTCTCTTTCAATCTAATTACATTCTCTGCATGTCAGCTCGCATGTGCTGCCTCTGCAACAGTCAAAGATACATAGTAACTATTTGCTGGACAAACTGCATATATACTTGGCTACCATGTAGACCTGGAAAACAAATTCCATCCAGAACTGATTTCCTCAATTTTCCTCAATTTGCTATTTATTTCTCATTTTAGTTTATGTAAAGGGTTTGCAACTATTTGCTTTATTTCCATTTTTAATATCTTACTATTGGATTTTACAATAGTGTGTTTTGAAAATAGCCTATGGTTTTTTATACTTGTGCCATTCACATATCTTTCATGTTTATCCTGCCAAACCTTTTTGTCCTgatgttttaatttaaaaaaaaaagagtataatAGTACAATAAATAACTGAGCCACTTGTTTATTTAGCTCTTATAGATAGAGTCAATATTATTTCTACAGTTCTAAAAAATTGGCTTCTCTATCTAGAGATTTTCTCGTCTATCGAAGTCTGTACTACGGCATCTGCAATATGCAATTCCAGTAAGTACCCCTTTTGCAACCAGTGTTTTCATATGCTTTTTGTCTTCATCACTATTTTGTGGTTTGCTGAAGGGAGTAACAGATCCAATGCTTTACATCGGGATGGTCTTTAGTATGTTTGCTTGGCATGTTGAAGATCATTATCTATATAGGTACTAAATACAGTTTCTGGTTCTCTTATTTTCCAATTATTTATCTGATGTCTTGGTTACACTATTCATCCAGCATTAATTATCATCATTGTGGAGCTTCCAAGACATGGTATGGAATCCCAGGTCACTCTGCTCCAGACTTTGAAAAGGTGGCCCGGAGTCACATTTATAACTCTGACATTTTGCAAGCTGATGGAGAAGATGCAGCTTTTGAGGTTCTTTTAGGGAAGACCACGATGTTCCCTCCAAATATTTTGTTAGAACATGATGTTCCCGTTTATAAAGCCATACAAAGACCAGGAGAATTCATTGTCACCTTTCCTCGAGCTTATCATGCAGGTTTCAGCCATGGTGAGGTGGTTTTGAGCAATGTTCCGTTTTATAAATCCTTTATTGCTTGACATCTGAAGGTTTCTTTATAGGTATGCTTATTCTGTTTGGGCATTATTTGAGTTTCATTATATGATTTTATATGTAGGATTCAATTGTGGCGAGGCTGTAAATTTTGCTATTGGTGATTGGTTTCCATTAGGTGCTGTGGCTAGCCAACGATATGCAGTTCTTAACAGGATTCCATTACTTCCGCATGAGGAACTCCTCTGTAGGGAAGCAGTGCTGCTTTCTAAAAGTCGTCAGCTTTCAAGAGAAGATCTGAACTCGCAAAAATGCATCAAATTATCATTTGTGTCCTTAATACGCTTCCATCACTTTGCTCGTTGGTCCCTTATGAAATTGGGTGCCCGTGCATGCAATAATAGAGAGACTGTACTATGTAGCATTTGCAGACGTGACTGTTATGTTTCTCATGTTAAGTGCTATTGCATCATCGATCCAATCTGTTTGCACCATGGTATGCACCAACTTAAGCTGAAATTTATATTTTTCCCGACATGATTTTCTCCTCCACTGCTTGACTTGTTTAATTTCCATTATGCTGTTAAGAGAAAGAGCTTGAAAGCTGCAATTGTGGTGTTTCTCGTTTAATATATCTGAGGGAGGACATTATGGAATTGGAGTCTTTATCATGGGCATTTGAACATGAGGATGATTTAAGAGAGGAAGTGCACCAGCTGATTCAAAAGAGTGGCAACTTTGGTATATGGTCAAGGTCATTTTACAATGCTGAAGATGTTTATGTTCCATATTGTGAGATAAATTTCGAGGCAATATCTGAAGCTAGTTGTAACAAGCATGAAACGGTAGGATCTATTTTGTTTCCTAGATCAGTGACATCATCGGTGGAGTTAAAACAATGTTTATTGCATAATCATGTAAGAATTTCTGTTAGTCCATATTTTCTGATTTTGCAATTTATTCTCATTTTAGTTTTACTTTTCAATTAATTCTGCATGCAGGACATAAAAACTAATACAGGACTATCATTGTGCACCAAGTTACCTGGTTCATGTCAATCTGCCATGCGAAACCCAAATAGAACTTTAATTGGTTGTCAAGCTGGTAACAAAACTTCAGTTAGGCAAGAGAGTGATGATTCTGATGCCGAAATCTTCATAATCAAACGAAGATCTACAGTACAAAAAGATATAACATCTGAGGGCAATGTTGATTCAAGCCACGCTGAATATCAGGTTTGTACCAATGCAACTGGATATTTAGTCCTTCTATTCAGTCTACATTTGCAAATGGAAACCTTAATCTGGGCAGCAATACCTTCCAAATCATATAATTTGTTCTTTTCAGAGAAATTTTTGGTGTCGGTGGGATTGTGTTTCCATTATAGCAAATTTTTCATGCCTAGAGGGACAATATACTTATAATGGTAATCTTCCCCCTTCAAATGTACTTTTGATCAAACTTCAAAGATTACCCATGCTACATTGTATGCACAATACTAGAATTAGAAAAGAACAAGAGGAAAATAAGTAGACCAAAAGGCTTCTTAGTCCCGACCCATTTTGTTTTCATGGATACGGTTTAGTTAGCTAATGTCCTTTGAATTGCTTTACTATTGTGCAAATCCAATGCTGCAATCCAAAAATCTTTCTCTGGATATCATGGCAATGCCATTGGCAGGTAGCTTGCCTCATTAAGCTTTTCACAAACACGCAACTCTGTCTAGCTCTGACTTGATCTTTGTTCAAACTCATGTGGCTTCTTCCTTTAATGTTGTACATTTGGTTTCAATTTGCTCAGCAAACTTGTTTTTAACTGTGCAGTTTCATGaccttatttttataaattttagggGCTAAAACGGTTAAAGAAGCTCCGTGAAGAAGGTAGGCAGCCATCTCCAGCATTATCACAATTTAGACAATGTGAAAAGAAGCTTGAAGCTGCAATCAGCAGGACTTGTATACCATTGCTTTCAAGAAACGGACAGGTATCTTCTGGCGAAAAGCTTGTCATACTTAAACATCATAACAAAGTTGCTGACACACCAGGCCATTCAAACAGGACTTCACCACTATCTAATGAACTTGGGCAAAAGCGTTTAATGTCAAAGGGCATTTTTTATCCTAATGAAGCAGATAAGCCGAGGGATTCATCCTGTAAATTACCATTTCCAGGAAGCTAATACGCTACTCGACGCTCCAATGCTAACTTCTGATTTTGACTAGGCTCTAACAGCTGAGGAAATGACTCGGCCAACAGATTGGCAGCTATTTTCCATCTTCAGGAGGTGATTTGGAAAGGATGCCCGTAATCGATTCTTTGTGCAAGCCTCAAATGAGACGCTGACACGATTtgattctcaaaactgttttctttcttttttgatATTATGTTAGCAAACACTCGGCCTTTTTCTATTTTGCCGGTGATGCATATTGGGGATTGTAGGTGTTACCACTATCGTCACAATTAGCTCACTTCTGCTAATTTgagattaagttaattttttaacatgGCTCAGTTCTCATGTTTCTATAATTTGAATAGAATGTTAGAGATTACGAGCTAGTAAGGAAACATTTTTTTGTCTGCAAAATTTAAGTGAAAAAAATTATGTCTTTCGCCGTCGTCGGGCTCCTTGCATTTCAGTgtactgttgatgaagcagctgAGGAAAATTGTTTATTGTGTTTCTAGGAGTTTATAATGCTCGTAAGAATTTCAGGTGGAGTATTCAAGTTTTTGTTTAATTGAAACAACTCGTATCTTTGTTTACGTTTTAGATGTAAAATTATACGAATCACTCCATGtaaatatttcagcttccagttTATCAAACAAGATGTATTTCTTTTCCAATTATCTGTGACAAACATCAATGATGATTCTACTATTGGCTATTGCACTGAAGTGTACTTGTGTATAAAGCGCGGTATTCAATTTACGCCAATTAATTTTGGGATGATCGACTCCGACTAATCCTGAAGTGATCGACTCAGTTTTACAAAAAATTTCCACCGACTATTAAAATGAATCAAAAAATACTCACAAGAAACAACCTACAATTTCATATTCTATCAACtgtccattaaaaaaaattatcacgaTAATTGTGATATTGTGGTAGGTTGGCATCAACAGTTGTGTGATGTATGTTCATGAAGAGGAatgatatttttaagaaaaaatcttaaggaaaaatcttaaaaatagacacataaataaaataataggTCACATCATTTATGTATCTATCTTTAACAAttttccttgaattttttttttaagaatatcATAGCTCATTTATGAAGCCTGTTTGAAATCATCACCACAGTCTGATATCAGATATCAGGACTTTTCTATTTCCTCCTCTTTTGTTCATATATGAGAGCTGCTCATGCATGCTTTTAGgaaatctaaaaataatatttccgAAAAGAAAATTTCTTTCATAAGTTTTTTTGGTAGAGATTTTGCTCATAAGCATCAAAAGGTGTAAAAAAACCCGGAGTTGCAGTGCAGTGATTCGCCCttcaaataattaatcaaatatctaAGAATTGAAGCTATGGTCGCATTGTAAGGATTTTTCTAGGACGACAATTCTAAAGGTGTGTTTGgtttaagttatcatgtataatcttcgttatgtgattaccagataatcacataatcaaagttatggggaataaaacataaccaaatgttgtttggttcaacctaggtaatgcaacaaaaacttatttgtttgtaggttttaatgaataccttaatttaatattttatcatattaccctcagttacaaaatcaactatacatattattattattattattatttatgttttttttacttttcttttttctggtatatttttaattttttttatgtgttttttttttatgtttttatatattttttatattatttatatttatatatatatatattttttacattttttaaaatttaatttttatttatttattttattttttaaatttttaaatttttataaaatttttatttttaaaattttaaaaatttttaaaatttttaaaatttaaattttttattttttatttttaaaattttaaaattttttaaacatttttttatttttttttacaattttttaatattttttaatattttttctctttttttcatgttttttttatcggagggtattcttggtaaaaaaaatctgttaatcccggaatcaagaaaaaccttagttttatgaggttttccgattccaggctgcatgacccttttgctgatgtgtcgggcatggaacattactcgggaatcatcgaatacctaaaccaaacaaggtttttgttgataaccttggatgaataatcaagattatcaagaataacTCCGAACCAAATGCACCCTAAGAATATTAGTTATTTGGATGAGCATTCGTGAGCGGTTTTTGAATTATTCATATAGTTAGTAgaaattttttatgaaattttacatCATCTCCAGATTAATCGATTCAGAGTAGTGTATATCTGAAGGAAAAAAGAAATGTTAACCTCTATTTTTAACGAAAAAGACATTAGAAATTCACCTGCCCTAGTAAATGACAACTCACATGGATTTATAAGGGATCGCCTAGTTTTAACTTCCATAGAACCAGATGAACAATCTCAGCAGGTAATTGTTCCATAGCCTTGTCTTTACTGTAAGGTAACTTATCAAAGAGGGAATACCGCGGACATAAACGATGAGATGATTGTATGTGGAGTAACACTTACCATCCATAATGCCAATGCTACCCTGAACAAAAGGGATGTTGTTGTAGATGCAGTGACAGTGAAGTTAAATTTTATTGTGATATAATAAGCTTTGTTAAGTATGTAGATAGTTTAAGTAAAAAAGTCCTAATAAGTAAAATTGAATGGATACTAAAAGTCTCCTAGATCGGATACTAGGTCATGGAAGTCTTAACAGATTAAGAATATCATACATGGAAGTCTAAATAGATCAATGGATTGGACATCTAGAAAGATGGGCTTGATGGATTAGTGAGGATCGAACATTGAGTCAGAAGAAAACCCTGACCATATGTTGAACAAATGAATCTCAAACAAATCTAGAGAACTGGATGTTTGACAAAAGATAAGTTAAGATAAGTTCCTGAAATTGAGAAATTCTTCTGAAAAGAATAATGGATAAGAATGAGTCCTCGTTATAGGGACAACCTTAGGCGATGATCCAACCAAGGTGCCCACCTGGATTCTGAAGTTGAAATCAGACAATTAAGTaactatcaaattttattttgtttaattatcATGTTTTGTGTTAATCATGTTTTGCAGGGTTTGGTAGACCAATCAAGCCAATCAATAGATAGAATAGTTCAGTAGACTGAATGGCGAGGTTCAGTCGACCTTATGTTAAGGTGTCAACCGAGATGTCTTATGTGTTGACGTGGCATCTGAGGTGGATGGGATAAGTCTTCAATGATTGATGTGATATGGAATAAGGATCATCTAACTGACGTAACACAAGGATAAAGTTGACTTGTTTGACATAACATAAGGCGCAGTCAAGGATAAGAGTTGCAGAGCTAACATGATAAATGATCAAGGTCAAGTTGTTGACATGGTGGGAAAACATTTGTTGAGGGTTGGATCAGTAGATCGAtcttgttgttagagtgtatactaaaagtctatcttttgtaaatatttatttttgaaataaaagaatcatattggtcaaatgtctacatttatttgttaagtgtagttgttcaattaatttatattgtagataacatggtgtgtggtatcacacacaaaagatcatgttatcagttctttataaattataaacagttgctcacgactatgatggaaaggaacaaaccattggaatagtcgtagtgtaattagatattagtttattttgactaataaattacactagtacactctaagtgtattgagtaggaccatttaaggtaagttctttttatactaacttaataaaagaacaagaccttagttattatggaagtatgtgctcttaatcctaatataataacaagcacatatatttagtatttatttctttgacttatcaaagggtgagatttagcttgataaatcaatagacccgataagttgggaaatgatattacttatagtgtgtgttgttgattatagaaggaaactgtgtcctagtcatctaagttgaaaatgcccccaagaggagctcataaggattgttatgttaaaccttgcaggtggacttagtccgatatgacaatgaggttgggtggtactactcttggattaagacattaattaaaatgagttgtcagtaactcaattaattaatggacattcgatatcttaaacactgggaaactaacacactcatgatgagaaggagcccataatgtaatttgggattggtgcggtagtgcaataataactctctagtagaatgagttattgttgatgaacttgagttgtgtgttcgtggcgaacacgggatactcaagctcgtcgggaggccaaaatcaatttctcttctaggtccctgtcgtagcctcattaaagcctcaagtccatccaaataaaagcccatcttggtgtccaagaagggggccgacccaaggcttagtgaccaagccaagggccggacaccatctcctcaagagggtcgaccctatgcttggtgcccaagcaaaggaggggtcggccactgtatttcaaattaggaggggtgttttgaatttttaaaatcttctctttgtagataactacaagtttaaaagagagattttaaaatttaaaactttccttatttgaattaggtcatatggtttaaaagagagttttaaaagttttaaaactttccttatttaatcatcctcatgatttttttaaaagagagttttaaatttaaaactttccttttttgtaaccatgttaaaaaaggaaattttagaagagaagttttaaattttaaaacttggttttaattttttaaaacttttcttttttaacatccacaaaaggaaagagagcttgtaaaattttataagaggatttcttcttttataaaattttataaaaaattatttctcttgatgatgatgtggccgaccacccttgcttggtgtccaagcaaggggccggccattaaaagcatccaagattcaatcaattgaatcaatgattgatgattgaatcaattaagaggaaagaaaaggaaaaattaaaaggggaaaggaaaaaacaagaggaaaattttaatttttgtaaaaagtctttccttatttgccttgggcaagtaatataaaagaaggggagaggagaccTCAtgattatcaattcttattctcaagttggtgcttcctcttgtggtcggccctctccctcttcttttccccttgctctcttttgttttctTGTGGTGGTAGCCGAattttagagaaggagaaagaaggcttttgggtggtgttcatcttggaggatcgtcgcccacacgacgtccaaggcgagacgaggaatacgacagaagatctcgaggttattagcatacaaagaaaaggtataactaataattattttctacatcatgctagttattttcttttgtatgaatttcaaacacaatagacattagattttagtttttcgaatttgtaattcgagttgtgttttttttttcgaatttgtgattcgattgttcttttcggttaaacctaatattattttaggaaattaaatattgaatttctattaaaggctttgtcgaggcagtggtggatgatcccatacccaagaaggcctagtgcctcgccatgtttgacctgggagccgattttagaaataaatatttaattaactttatatcataggttgatttggatcaatagtgttaagtttcacttgcaatccaaatctaaatcattaagaacaaaataagttaaatttggaatcaataatgttaagttctgtttgtgattcctaatttaacttctaaagaacacaataggttgtttaggaaaggttcgacacttgtacaaaatttttatacagtggaaccggtacgatcttcctaggaccaaccaatactTATAGACTAGAAGATCGATAGATCGGATCTGGATAGGTATACCAATAGGACTGAAGTAGACCAAACCTAGGCTATAAAAGAAGATTTGACCAGAGATTTTATACAACACTGAAATACACCCTCCTACTCTTATTCTGTGCAAAAGTTTCCTCATGATACcggtaacgccccggcccgggtggGCCTCACCCAGACCGAACCAGGGACGCCGCCGAAATTGCccatcaggttgacgactagctccatagaccaccggaggtccttttagcgtgctttgtcctcactcgcacgcatcctggaaaacttcccaagaggtcactcatccttagatttctccaagtcaagcacacttaactttggagttcttaagtttaggcttccgaaaaggaaggtgcaccttggtgatatggatagtatcatctaaccttttaagtcatacttaaccagaatatcatcggggtattacaatcacccccacttaaagacacaatgtTTTTGTTGTGTAACCatgaatcacaccacaaacaaatccttgaatttccctcgctaggtggtgccctgggtgctcctgccacaggcgcacttaCGGTCGCAAGGTGGCTCTGATAttatctgtaacgacccgactcggCAGGGCCCCACCCCGACCGAACCAAGGACGCCACCagaattgtccatcgggttgacgGCTAACTCCacaaaccaccggaggtcctttcaacgtgctttgtcctcactcgcacgcaccttggaaaactttccaggaggtcacccatcctcagatttctccaagccaagcacgcttaaatttggagttcttaagtttgggctttcaaaaaggaaggtgcaccttggtgatatggatagtaccatctaatcttttaagtcatacttaaccagaatctcaaaaCCAGGGTATTACAATACCGCTTGGCTACTTCGACAATGAAGCGACCCTCTGAAACCTTTTGTCGATATACTTGTTAATTTTAATTCATCTTGGTGCTTTAAATTCTAAGGAATGGTAAATTTGTTGTTGTTTCTCATCTTTTGTAAATGACGAGTCTCTTTGTATTTGGAGAAAGAtattattagtggattgcccaattaaagcgatcaacgatcgacTTTAGACTAACAGTCTGAGattattgtgtttctattgtttatctttgaagagaaaaaaatgttttaaatggGAAAGTGAtgtgcgctattcaccccccttagtACTTTTCTCGATCTTACATTATTTTCTTCAGCCAATTAGGGTGTTTTGTCCATGTTAAGCTTTCCAATTGGCGGCTCCCCAACTCTAGATTCCCAAGATTGCTCCTCTTGGGCCGACGCCTTGCCAAGTGTTGCAACCAGAGTCGGAAATGCTTCGAGAGGAACTATCAGTACTCGTGCTGAAGCTCGGGGTATTTTGGCAGGAGTTGAAGGTACTTGGGTAGGGGTCAGAAGTGGCTGAGTATGCCGTTGTAGTATCTTTGCACAATATATAGTCATGATGAGCTGATTGAAATCTTCTCTAGTCATGGTGATGATGTCACCCTGATCGTTCTTGCTAATGGAGTCGTGATTCTCTTGACTTCTTCTGGTGTCTCCCATCTCAACATCTTAGTTCGG is a window encoding:
- the LOC121980956 gene encoding lysine-specific demethylase JMJ706-like isoform X2, giving the protein MSEIRENTLRTSAPCGTRMLRSADTDAFSDVSGSIKDAFCKNPAKKFCMSNLEWIEKIPECPIFHPSREEFKDPLDYLQQIAPVASRYGICKIISPISASVSAGAVLMKEQIGFKFTTRVQPLPLAEWVVDDKATFFMSGRKYTFREFEKMANKYFSQRYYSSGCLPTKFLEEQFWHKFAFGQTELVEYACDIDGSAFSSSPRDQLGQSNWNLKRFSRLSKSVLRHLQYAIPGVTDPMLYIGMVFSMFAWHVEDHYLYSINYHHCGASKTWYGIPGHSAPDFEKVARSHIYNSDILQADGEDAAFEVLLGKTTMFPPNILLEHDVPVYKAIQRPGEFIVTFPRAYHAGFSHGFNCGEAVNFAIGDWFPLGAVASQRYAVLNRIPLLPHEELLCREAVLLSKSRQLSREDLNSQKCIKLSFVSLIRFHHFARWSLMKLGARACNNRETVLCSICRRDCYVSHVKCYCIIDPICLHHEKELESCNCGVSRLIYLREDIMELESLSWAFEHEDDLREEVHQLIQKSGNFGIWSRSFYNAEDVYVPYCEINFEAISEASCNKHETVGSILFPRSVTSSVELKQCLLHNHDIKTNTGLSLCTKLPGSCQSAMRNPNRTLIGCQAGNKTSVRQESDDSDAEIFIIKRRSTVQKDITSEGNVDSSHAEYQGLKRLKKLREEGRQPSPALSQFRQCEKKLEAAISRTCIPLLSRNGQDFTTI
- the LOC121980956 gene encoding lysine-specific demethylase JMJ706-like isoform X1, encoding MSEIRENTLRTSAPCGTRMLRSADTDAFSDVSGSIKDAFCKNPAKKFCMSNLEWIEKIPECPIFHPSREEFKDPLDYLQQIAPVASRYGICKIISPISASVSAGAVLMKEQIGFKFTTRVQPLPLAEWVVDDKATFFMSGRKYTFREFEKMANKYFSQRYYSSGCLPTKFLEEQFWHKFAFGQTELVEYACDIDGSAFSSSPRDQLGQSNWNLKRFSRLSKSVLRHLQYAIPGVTDPMLYIGMVFSMFAWHVEDHYLYSINYHHCGASKTWYGIPGHSAPDFEKVARSHIYNSDILQADGEDAAFEVLLGKTTMFPPNILLEHDVPVYKAIQRPGEFIVTFPRAYHAGFSHGFNCGEAVNFAIGDWFPLGAVASQRYAVLNRIPLLPHEELLCREAVLLSKSRQLSREDLNSQKCIKLSFVSLIRFHHFARWSLMKLGARACNNRETVLCSICRRDCYVSHVKCYCIIDPICLHHEKELESCNCGVSRLIYLREDIMELESLSWAFEHEDDLREEVHQLIQKSGNFGIWSRSFYNAEDVYVPYCEINFEAISEASCNKHETVGSILFPRSVTSSVELKQCLLHNHDIKTNTGLSLCTKLPGSCQSAMRNPNRTLIGCQAGNKTSVRQESDDSDAEIFIIKRRSTVQKDITSEGNVDSSHAEYQRNFWCRWDCVSIIANFSCLEGQYTYNGNLPPSNVLLIKLQRLPMLHCMHNTRIRKEQEENK